One Littorina saxatilis isolate snail1 unplaced genomic scaffold, US_GU_Lsax_2.0 scaffold_1715, whole genome shotgun sequence genomic region harbors:
- the LOC138957230 gene encoding twist-related protein 1-like produces MMVLDRQIALGSDGSNANSDSDSSHSNDMHNNEVNTYSFPHHHYHHPHHPHHHHHHLHSTTNINNNNIDKKDHNVIENANTAALKAETDSDEDRLVVDGPEHFVSSIHLHHQHQLQQQQHPHHQQQQPKKRKRSLPTSTADPCQDEFTASKRPQVSAGVEDCFQDSVSQSSLCGSSHDDDDVSGSGSSPGGSSSTSKTTEGGGGGSSRKKSKKPQTFEDLQTQRVMANVRERQRTMSLNTAFSQLRQIIPTLPSDKLSKIQTLKLASRYIDFLYQVLRTDDQAEAAKMMQSASCSYVANDCLSYAFSVWRMEGAWSSM; encoded by the coding sequence ATGATGGTGCTAGACAGACAGATTGCTTTGGGCAGCGACGGTTCCAACGCCAACAGCGACAGCGACAGCAGCCACAGCAACGACATGCACAACAACGAAGTCAACACCTACAGCTTTCctcaccaccactaccaccatccCCACCAtccccatcatcatcaccatcacctcCACAGCACcacaaacatcaacaacaacaacatcgacaAGAAAGACCACAACGTGATTGAAAACGCGAACACTGCAGCCCTGAAGGCTGAGACAGACAGTGATGAAGACAGACTAGTGGTAGACGGACCAGAACACTTTGTCAGCAGCATTCACCTACACCACCAGCACCAattgcagcagcagcaacacccgcaccaccaacaacaacagcccaAGAAAAGAAAACGAAGCCTTCCCACAAGCACAGCAGACCCCTGCCAGGATGAATTCACAGCCAGCAAAAGACCCCAAGTGTCTGCGGGGGTAGAAGACTGCTTCCAGGATTCCGTCAGCCAGAGCAGTCTCTGCGGTTCTTctcacgacgacgacgacgtctCAGGCAGCGGGAGCAGTCCTGGGGGTTCTTCCAGCACAAGCAAAACCacagaaggaggaggaggagggtccAGCCGCAAGAAATCCAAGAAGCCTCAGACTTTCGAAGACCTGCAGACACAGCGAGTGATGGCCAACGTCAGGGAACGTCAGCGGACCATGTCCCTCAACACAGCCTTCTCCCAGCTGCGTCAGATCATCCCCACGCTGCCCTCGGACAAGCTGAGCAAGATTCAGACCCTCAAGCTGGCCAGTCGCTACATTGACTTTCTCTACCAGGTGCTCCGCACAGACGACCAGGCTGAGGCAGCCAAGATGATGCAGTCTGCTTCTTGCAGCTACGTGGCAAACGATTGCTTGTCCTACGCCTTCTCCGTGTGGAGGATGGAGGGGGCCTGGTCCTCCATGTGA